From Desulfonatronum thiosulfatophilum, a single genomic window includes:
- a CDS encoding YkgJ family cysteine cluster protein: MEVCSVYPEKRLSFPDAEAKLTWLSRLLDAYSIVDQGVDEGISKEISTNARALACKKGCASCCRIHAAVPIYPLEMAGMAWYCTEQVDGEERELLAAQLENFQEGQPCPFLVHDVCGIHALRPMACRQFNVFDTPCAEDEDPFYNRREDVFTPLDSYKNKAFWVTLPFYGITDERDKEIAINENHIHRQVRVLQQCNWKELAKKMRLFDAQRKLG, from the coding sequence ATGGAAGTGTGCAGTGTCTATCCTGAAAAACGACTGAGCTTTCCCGATGCCGAAGCAAAGCTCACCTGGCTGTCCCGACTGTTGGACGCCTACTCCATTGTGGATCAGGGGGTAGACGAGGGAATTTCGAAGGAGATTTCCACGAACGCAAGGGCGCTGGCATGCAAAAAAGGTTGTGCCAGCTGTTGCCGCATCCATGCCGCTGTCCCGATTTATCCCTTGGAAATGGCGGGAATGGCTTGGTACTGCACGGAACAGGTTGACGGTGAGGAGCGGGAGTTGCTGGCAGCCCAGCTGGAAAATTTTCAGGAAGGGCAGCCTTGCCCGTTTCTGGTGCATGACGTTTGCGGCATCCACGCTTTGCGTCCCATGGCCTGCCGCCAATTCAACGTCTTCGACACCCCCTGCGCTGAAGACGAAGATCCTTTTTACAATCGGCGTGAGGATGTCTTCACTCCTCTGGATTCCTACAAGAACAAGGCCTTCTGGGTGACGTTGCCTTTCTATGGAATCACTGATGAACGGGACAAGGAGATCGCCATCAACGAGAACCATATCCATCGTCAGGTCCGGGTGCTGCAGCAGTGCAACTGGAAGGAGTTGGCCAAGAAAATGCGACTGTTCGATGCGCAAAGAAAATTGGGCTAA
- a CDS encoding mechanosensitive ion channel family protein has translation MLDLNAVLNDFWEVDWWGLGVAVTTILVALSIGLFLHGVLFHMLHRLFPEASDKLLALVPKHLTAPSRLLFPLLVLMVIAPNLVMPEEMLETFRHVLSILFILAIAWSLIRFTSLLQEAALRGFQINTKNNLAARKMHTQIGILRRILIFIISVIAISSMLMTLDNVRQIGVSLLASAGVIGIIAGFAAQRSISTLFAGVQVALTQPIRLDDVVIVEGEWGRIEEITLTYVVVRIWDQRRLIVPITFFMEQPFQNWTRVTSEILGTVFLYTDYTVPVDVLRAELHRILKESPNWDGRVWGLQVTDATDRTLELRALMSAEDAGAAWDLRCHVREKLLEYVQREHPQALPRVRAEMDKGLHDKPELSA, from the coding sequence ATGCTGGATCTGAACGCGGTACTGAATGATTTCTGGGAAGTGGACTGGTGGGGGCTGGGCGTAGCCGTAACCACCATTCTTGTTGCCCTGTCAATCGGGTTGTTCCTGCACGGGGTGCTGTTCCACATGCTGCACCGCCTCTTTCCCGAAGCTTCGGACAAGCTCCTGGCGCTTGTGCCCAAGCATTTGACCGCGCCCTCGCGATTGCTTTTCCCGCTCCTGGTATTGATGGTGATTGCACCGAACCTGGTCATGCCGGAGGAAATGCTGGAAACGTTCCGGCATGTGCTGAGCATCCTGTTCATCCTGGCCATTGCCTGGTCCTTGATCCGCTTCACGTCGCTGCTGCAGGAAGCGGCCTTACGGGGCTTTCAGATCAATACAAAGAACAATCTGGCCGCCCGAAAGATGCACACGCAGATCGGCATCCTGCGTCGGATACTGATCTTCATCATTTCGGTGATCGCCATTTCATCAATGCTGATGACCCTGGATAATGTCCGCCAGATCGGGGTCAGCCTGCTTGCTTCCGCCGGCGTTATCGGCATCATTGCCGGTTTTGCGGCCCAGCGCAGCATTTCCACCTTGTTCGCCGGGGTCCAGGTCGCCCTGACTCAGCCCATTCGGCTGGACGACGTGGTCATCGTGGAGGGGGAGTGGGGTCGGATCGAGGAGATCACCCTGACCTACGTGGTGGTCCGCATCTGGGATCAGCGACGGTTGATCGTGCCCATAACCTTTTTCATGGAGCAGCCGTTCCAGAACTGGACCCGGGTTACCTCGGAAATATTGGGCACGGTTTTCTTGTACACGGATTATACAGTTCCGGTGGATGTCCTGCGGGCCGAATTGCACAGGATACTCAAGGAGAGTCCGAACTGGGACGGGCGGGTCTGGGGCCTGCAGGTCACGGATGCCACAGATCGGACCCTGGAACTGCGTGCCTTGATGAGTGCCGAGGATGCCGGAGCGGCATGGGATCTGCGCTGCCATGTTCGCGAGAAACTGCTGGAATACGTCCAGCGTGAACATCCCCAAGCTCTGCCAAGAGTACGGGCCGAAATGGATAAAGGTTTGCATGATAAACCCGAATTGTCTGCCTGA
- a CDS encoding GOLPH3/VPS74 family protein: MPMLTFAEEILLLALDDQNGKIKPLPPQALRYALVGALLTELALLDRIDTDLDALKVINTEPTGDELLDLVLERLASSRTECGTTYWLTELAWHMRDLQDHVLQQLVNKSVLKIEDRKILWVFAVRRYPLMDDREVKEVKSRLRELIMSDNIPDPREAVLVSLVSACQLFDEIFTPEELNRLRPRIAELAKLDLIGREVSRSINEISLAVAASMPAMM; the protein is encoded by the coding sequence ATGCCTATGTTGACCTTTGCTGAAGAAATCCTGCTTTTGGCTCTGGATGACCAGAATGGAAAAATCAAGCCCCTGCCGCCTCAGGCCCTGCGCTACGCCCTGGTCGGGGCTCTGCTCACGGAATTGGCCCTGCTGGACCGAATCGACACGGATCTTGATGCACTCAAGGTGATCAATACCGAGCCCACGGGCGATGAACTGCTGGACCTTGTTCTGGAGCGGCTGGCGTCTTCGCGTACGGAGTGCGGCACCACCTATTGGCTGACGGAGCTTGCCTGGCATATGCGGGATTTGCAGGATCATGTTCTGCAACAGCTTGTGAACAAAAGCGTGCTGAAGATTGAGGATCGCAAAATCCTGTGGGTTTTTGCCGTTCGTCGCTACCCGCTGATGGATGATCGCGAAGTCAAGGAAGTGAAAAGCCGCCTGCGCGAATTGATCATGAGCGACAACATACCTGACCCGCGGGAGGCGGTGCTGGTCAGCCTCGTCAGCGCGTGTCAATTGTTTGATGAAATCTTTACCCCGGAAGAGTTGAACCGCCTGCGGCCTCGTATCGCTGAACTGGCCAAGCTGGATCTGATTGGCCGTGAAGTATCACGTTCCATCAATGAAATCTCCCTGGCAGTAGCCGCATCCATGCCGGCAATGATGTAA
- a CDS encoding GGDEF domain-containing protein: MQGNQSHSRTEVLAIGLGPREEEEMQGILGPEFSLERFVFPCSGNGRPEMDNKLMALVSWRGVNGQIARLTRYSFSDENFPPRVLVLDAPVAQCDLERVVDAGFSSVLRYPFEPEKVKALVDQLMESQGLYKDLYHMAREICLEREILSRQADLLQFFNKILTNASFSLDTIEILHQAHEDLRILLPVKSVDAIFWQSNQNQELESEIFIHEHSGKQIQDRMIQFLLEHAEKHADQKIIGYHVNFMSKVESMEVIEDVREDDVLVLPLRFGGKSYGCISIASEKISRLGRDRLQTILAAVNHLALALRNALLFQQMRTRADRDALTRLPNRHYFDERMIQEVKRHQRYRIPLSLMMMDLDFFKSINDNYGHQAGDMVLQDIGRLLRDILRSSDIPARFGGEEFVVLLPHTTQEQAGILAGRILESIAKRRFHFKGKFFKVTASIGVASMETGFFAKNEDLLGEADAALYRAKASGRNMVCLAGEEDAEESRRQYA, from the coding sequence ATGCAAGGGAATCAATCCCATAGCCGGACCGAAGTTTTGGCCATAGGGCTTGGTCCACGTGAAGAAGAGGAAATGCAGGGAATTCTGGGACCGGAATTCTCTCTGGAACGTTTTGTGTTTCCCTGTTCCGGGAACGGTCGTCCAGAAATGGACAACAAGTTGATGGCACTTGTTTCCTGGCGCGGAGTGAACGGACAGATCGCCAGATTGACCCGATATTCTTTCTCTGATGAGAATTTTCCTCCACGTGTGCTGGTCCTGGATGCGCCTGTTGCCCAGTGCGACCTGGAACGTGTCGTGGATGCCGGCTTTTCCAGCGTACTCCGTTATCCCTTTGAGCCGGAGAAGGTGAAGGCGCTTGTGGACCAGCTTATGGAGTCTCAGGGACTCTATAAGGACTTGTATCACATGGCCAGGGAGATATGCCTGGAGCGGGAAATTCTTTCACGTCAGGCGGATCTGCTGCAGTTCTTCAACAAGATCCTCACCAATGCCAGTTTTTCTTTGGATACAATTGAAATTCTGCACCAGGCCCATGAAGATTTGCGCATCCTCTTGCCAGTCAAAAGCGTGGATGCAATCTTCTGGCAAAGCAATCAGAACCAGGAATTGGAGTCGGAAATCTTCATACATGAGCATTCAGGCAAGCAGATCCAGGATAGAATGATCCAGTTTCTGCTCGAACATGCCGAAAAACATGCTGATCAGAAGATCATCGGCTACCATGTTAATTTCATGTCCAAAGTCGAGAGCATGGAAGTCATCGAAGATGTCCGCGAGGATGATGTTCTCGTCCTTCCGTTACGTTTCGGCGGAAAAAGTTATGGATGCATCAGCATCGCCTCGGAAAAAATTTCCCGCTTGGGCCGCGACCGGTTGCAGACCATCCTGGCCGCGGTGAACCATCTGGCCTTGGCATTGCGCAACGCCTTGCTCTTCCAGCAAATGCGCACTCGGGCTGACAGGGACGCCTTGACCCGTTTACCCAATCGTCACTATTTTGACGAGCGGATGATCCAGGAGGTGAAGCGCCATCAACGCTACCGGATTCCGCTCAGCCTGATGATGATGGATCTGGATTTTTTCAAAAGCATCAACGACAACTATGGTCACCAGGCCGGGGACATGGTTTTGCAGGATATCGGGCGACTGCTCCGGGACATTCTGCGTAGTTCAGATATTCCGGCCCGGTTTGGCGGAGAAGAGTTCGTGGTTTTGCTCCCCCACACTACGCAGGAGCAGGCGGGCATCCTGGCGGGGCGAATCCTTGAATCCATTGCCAAGCGTCGCTTTCACTTCAAGGGAAAATTTTTCAAGGTGACGGCGAGTATCGGCGTTGCATCAATGGAAACCGGTTTTTTTGCAAAAAATGAGGACTTGCTGGGCGAGGCGGATGCCGCGTTGTACAGGGCCAAGGCAAGCGGCCGCAATATGGTCTGTCTGGCTGGTGAGGAGGATGCGGAGGAGAGCCGCCGGCAGTATGCGTAA